In Salvia miltiorrhiza cultivar Shanhuang (shh) chromosome 4, IMPLAD_Smil_shh, whole genome shotgun sequence, the DNA window AAATTATTAGAGAATGTCAGAAACAAATTTTTGGCTCCGGAATGCGCTTCCTAAATCATGATTGTGCTATAGTTAGTTTTCAAAAAGTTTGGGTCTCATCTCTCATCAACTGCATTGCAAAAATCGATCTTTTCAGCAATGACTCGAATTTAAATAGCTATTTTGTGTTTCTGGAATTGCAGCTAATCTAATGATTTTTATGCAAGTTGATGCTGCGTTGGTtctaataaattttcaaatgcTTTGTCTAGCTGAGCTGGTTGTCTGTGTTATGCTGTTTTTGCTGGTAATGACTAGTTgtccttttcttttattttttccagCCTTCTGTCAGAAAGCAGCATAATGCTGGCTACAAACATAAGGTATACCTCTCGTCCTCCTCGATGATGTAGTACAGTATTGATGTTATAACCGTCTTCAGTTATTTACTTTGGCTTCAATTTCGCTGGCAATTAATATATGTGGGTGTCCAGGCAAACATAAGATCCTACTACCAAAAGTTTGAGGAACAACAAACTCAGATTTTGATCGATCAGAAGATCAAGGAGCATCTTGGGCAGACAGTAGTATACCAACAGATTGGTGCAGCTTATAACCAACATCTTGCTGCTTTTCCTGGAGCAAGGCCGCGCCTACCTGTGATGCCGCCTCCTATGTTTCCGGGACCCCCTCAGATGGTCCCTGGTATGAGGCCTCCAATTTTGCCTATACCCGTTCCTGGTGCTCCCTGGTAAGTAGTTACTCAATACTATTCGTCTCTTTATTTCATTTGCTATTATTAATTTGTCGTGCTGTGATAAGATCATGACCTGTGGGAAAATCTGGTAATGTGTTTCTGGCAAGATGGTCATGAAATAGCTCTCTGCCTTGCCCTTGCGGTCTAATATCATGGGGGGTTAAAAAAATCGGAATTTTGACTAATATGATGAATAGGATGTGTGATAAACAAATCTTGGATGTATTCAGTTTAACACGGTGATTGCTGTTAGGTTATGGAAATTCTCCAATGGCGCCAATGCAGCCTCCGCCTGCTCCTTCATTGCCTCCACAAACCGGTGGGCTTCCACCTCCACCAAGTACGAGTACCCCGTCACCAGTTCCAGGAGGAGGCCAACCCCCCAGCTCTAGCAGTGTGCCACCTAATGCTACTCAAATGTACAATGTTAATCCTCCAGGAACTTCTGCTGCTTCTGCAACTGCCGGTGGCTATTCTTATCCACAATACTCTCAAACCGGCCATTAGTTACTAGCCACGGTAATGTTTTGTACTTGTGATTACCAGTTCCTTTTTCTCGATATTTTTAGTTTAAAGAAAGGTCCCTCTGAAAAGATAAACCGCACATTGAGTGTCATATCTGCATCTTGCGTGATTTCGACTCTGGTGTTTCTTCctgattttagaaaaaaataggTAAATCGGTAGGAGAGGCAAAGAATGTATTTTCAGGAAAACGAGCCCTTTTTACCCTATGTATGCTATGTAGAGTCCGAGCCTCGTGTCACCCCTTGCTCGCTAATGAAATCAACTGAATTCGATGAGATAAATTTGGAAAACATCGATTGTTGTGGAATTCGATCTCTATGCTCGTTTGTGTGGTCTAACATGATTGGTCGTTCTTGATTTTCTTGCAGGCTAGAGTGTCGAAGAACGTACAGATTATGCTGAGCGCAGAGTGTTGTATTTCAAGCATCCAGTGAGATATTTGAATGCATTTTGTGGAAAACTGCTGGTTTAAGCATTGGAGATGTGAATTGGTGAAGGAATTTCTTGTAATTGTGgtgattttcttttctttttagggGAATTTTGGTGGTGATTTACTATTAACAAAATGCTGAAGTTCTAACAATTTGTGTCTTTTCTTGGCTCAAGTCTAAAGCATACACTAATTTCTTGCATTTTCTCTAAAGCTTAAAATGATGTTTTTGAATTTGATGGGTTCATTTGCAACTTGATATCATCATAACAAGTAATTCAACCTCAAAAATGCCAATAAAATGAAACGAAAAAGAGGAAGATATGCAGACAATATCAACTTTCATTCACAAAACTGAATCCATCTCTACATGTAGAACGAACTGTTGAGACGAACTTCAAGACTAGATTATACATACGCTATGGCTCGCCGGCAACAACGAGCGACGAGGCGGCCCCTAGTAAGAAGCAAACCTCATCCCTTTGCAGGAAGAAACTTGTTCGTCTTCTTCAACCACATTGTCGATCTAGTCCTCTTGACATGATCAGCAAAGAGGCTCGCCAGCAACGAGCGACGAGGCGGCCCCTAGTAAGAAGCAAACCTCATCCCTTTACAGGAAGAAACTTGTTCGTCTTCTTCAACCACATTGTTGATCTAGTCCTCTTGACATGATCAGTAAAGAGGCCGTGCCTGCCGATGAGAAACGAGTATAAACACAATGCAATGAAACTATACTGGTAAACAATCGTAGCTGCAACTTGACTGAGATGAATTAGGACGCACCTTTCATATTCTAGCTTCTGTTTCACTATGCCATTCAACAGCAGCTCCGAGCTATAGATGGTGCCACCTGCAATGATCGTCTGATGAGAAGCTCGTTCGTTTAGTTTAGGGTGGCAGTTATGGCGCGAGGGAGGGATTACTGACCTTTCTCAAGAAAAGGAACACATGCTTCATAATCTTCCTCACAAGATAGAATCAACAAATCGTCTGGAAGTTGCTCGTCCTTGAATACAGATCTGCCAAGTCTCTCAACCGGCTGGTGAGCATGCGAGAATCAGTATTTTTTTCCATAACCTGTACAATTTTCTAGGAAAATATGACAAATTGTAGTGCAGCTCATCAGGGATGGATGTATCAAAGAGAAAAAGCTCTTCTACAAACTGGCTCTTCGACTCATAATGCATTTTCATATCTTGAAATAGTTCAAAAGAGAACAGGCCTAGACATTTAGGCTTTCAACTAAATGTTTAATAgaacaaaaaaaggaaaaaggaaaagctGAAAAAGATGAGCAGGAAGAATCAAGC includes these proteins:
- the LOC131020951 gene encoding U1 small nuclear ribonucleoprotein C-like, giving the protein MPRYYCDYCDTYLTHDSPSVRKQHNAGYKHKANIRSYYQKFEEQQTQILIDQKIKEHLGQTVVYQQIGAAYNQHLAAFPGARPRLPVMPPPMFPGPPQMVPGMRPPILPIPVPGAPGYGNSPMAPMQPPPAPSLPPQTGGLPPPPSTSTPSPVPGGGQPPSSSSVPPNATQMYNVNPPGTSAASATAGGYSYPQYSQTGH